One segment of Candidatus Paceibacterota bacterium DNA contains the following:
- the murD gene encoding UDP-N-acetylmuramoyl-L-alanine--D-glutamate ligase, translated as MMNYKEYFKGKKITVIGLGILGRGVGDIKFLAEHGAVLTVTDLKTKEDLVSSLEQLKEYDITYSLGGHKLDDFRSRDLIIKAAGVPFDSPFIAEAEKNNIPVKMSTSLFAKFFPGTIIGVTGTRGKSTVTAMIYEILKAAGKKVFLGGNVKGVSTLAHLPKSTPDEIAVLELDSWQLQGFGEEKISPHIAVFITFFPDHLNYYKGDLNAYLKDKSYIFSNQKENDFLILGSQCAGLIKDNYESKARVLIGDSKDLPSDWNLKILGEHNRYNATLAMLTVESLNIDRAIVKSALESFSGVPGRLEFMKEINGIKIYNDTTSTTPEATIAALEALGNEEKKNIVLIFGGNDKGLNLTGLLDDLPRFCKKVFVVPGSGSDRLPTEIDGLGLERVRELKESLERSFKVANSGDIILFSPAFTSFGQFKNEFDRGEKFVDLVNQL; from the coding sequence ATGATGAATTATAAAGAATATTTTAAAGGTAAAAAAATTACGGTGATTGGACTGGGGATTCTTGGCAGAGGAGTCGGTGATATTAAATTTTTGGCTGAACATGGAGCGGTTTTAACCGTTACCGATTTGAAAACCAAAGAAGATCTTGTTTCTTCTTTGGAACAACTTAAAGAATATGACATAACGTATTCTTTGGGCGGTCATAAACTTGATGACTTCAGAAGTAGAGATTTGATTATAAAGGCGGCCGGAGTGCCATTTGACTCGCCTTTTATTGCAGAAGCTGAAAAAAACAACATTCCGGTGAAGATGAGCACCTCGCTTTTTGCCAAATTTTTTCCGGGCACAATTATCGGCGTAACCGGTACAAGAGGAAAGTCGACCGTAACCGCCATGATTTATGAAATATTAAAAGCCGCTGGTAAAAAAGTTTTTTTGGGAGGCAATGTCAAAGGTGTTTCAACTTTAGCACATCTACCCAAGAGTACTCCGGACGAAATTGCGGTTTTAGAATTAGATTCTTGGCAACTCCAAGGGTTTGGTGAAGAAAAAATCTCTCCGCACATCGCGGTTTTTATAACATTTTTTCCGGACCACCTAAATTATTACAAAGGTGACCTAAACGCTTATTTGAAAGATAAGTCGTATATTTTTTCTAACCAAAAAGAAAATGATTTTTTAATTCTTGGTAGTCAATGCGCCGGTCTAATAAAAGACAATTATGAATCAAAAGCTCGGGTTTTAATAGGAGATAGCAAGGATTTGCCGTCAGACTGGAATTTAAAAATTCTAGGTGAGCACAACAGATATAATGCTACTCTGGCCATGTTGACCGTGGAGTCTCTAAATATTGACCGAGCGATTGTAAAATCGGCTTTGGAGTCTTTTTCAGGCGTTCCGGGGCGGTTAGAGTTTATGAAAGAAATTAACGGAATAAAGATATATAATGACACCACATCTACTACTCCAGAAGCTACGATTGCCGCTCTTGAAGCCCTCGGAAATGAAGAGAAAAAAAATATTGTTTTGATCTTCGGGGGCAATGATAAAGGACTAAACCTTACAGGGCTTTTGGATGATTTACCAAGGTTTTGTAAGAAAGTATTTGTTGTCCCGGGTAGTGGCAGTGATCGTTTGCCGACAGAAATTGACGGGCTGGGTTTAGAAAGGGTTAGGGAACTTAAGGAATCTCTAGAAAGGTCTTTTAAGGTTGCTAATTCGGGAGACATCATTCTTTTTAGCCCGGCGTTTACATCATTTGGTCAATTCAAAAATGAGTTTGACCGAGGAGAGAAATTTGTGGATCTGGTTAACCAGCTTTAA
- the secD gene encoding protein translocase subunit SecD, producing the protein MFSSNKYIIFSVLLLFLSTGLAFFIVRTEGENSRFAFRFGLDLKGGSHLVYDADVSGLGDGRSVDDAMSSLREVIERRVNIFGVSEPIVQIERGGLAGEENRLIVELPGITDLKEAVQLIGKTPLLEFKLMSDESSVEPDSEGEILMNLEEIFVDTGLTGRMLDRARLEFDQTTREPIVLISFNSEGRALFAEITRNNIGKPLAIFLDGAPISIPIVREEIRDGNAQISGNFSPQEGRDLVRDLNFGALPVPIELISTQSIGASLGEKILDEGVRAGVFGFALVVLFMIAWYRLPGFLASLSLVAYVILMLALFKLIPVTLTAAGIAGFILSIGMAIDANVLIFERMKEELRSGKKREQAIKDGFSRAWLSIRDSNVSSLITAVILFFIATSLVKGFALIFGLGVLVSMLSAISITRTFLLAVATENPRTDFLFGSGTKKSK; encoded by the coding sequence ATGTTTTCAAGCAATAAATATATTATTTTTTCTGTTTTACTGCTTTTTTTGTCAACTGGACTAGCGTTTTTTATTGTTCGTACAGAAGGTGAAAACTCTAGATTCGCTTTTCGTTTCGGGCTTGATTTGAAAGGTGGCAGTCATCTGGTTTATGACGCTGATGTTTCTGGTCTGGGAGACGGAAGGAGTGTGGATGATGCCATGTCGTCTTTGAGAGAAGTGATTGAAAGGCGAGTAAATATTTTTGGAGTTTCAGAGCCAATCGTTCAGATTGAGAGGGGCGGTTTAGCAGGAGAAGAAAATCGACTTATTGTTGAATTACCTGGGATAACTGATCTCAAAGAAGCCGTTCAACTTATCGGAAAGACTCCGCTTCTGGAGTTCAAATTGATGTCGGATGAATCTTCCGTCGAGCCAGATTCCGAAGGAGAAATTTTAATGAACCTCGAAGAAATTTTTGTTGATACTGGCTTGACCGGCAGAATGCTTGATAGGGCACGATTGGAATTTGACCAAACAACCAGAGAACCAATAGTATTAATCTCTTTTAATTCCGAGGGGCGGGCTTTATTTGCTGAAATTACAAGAAACAACATTGGCAAACCACTTGCTATTTTTCTAGATGGCGCACCGATATCCATACCTATTGTCAGGGAAGAAATAAGAGACGGGAACGCCCAGATTTCCGGCAATTTTAGTCCGCAAGAGGGTAGAGACTTAGTGCGTGATTTGAATTTCGGCGCATTACCCGTGCCGATTGAATTAATTTCAACCCAAAGCATCGGTGCTTCTTTGGGTGAGAAAATATTGGATGAAGGAGTTAGAGCGGGGGTCTTTGGTTTTGCTTTAGTTGTTTTATTTATGATTGCCTGGTACCGATTGCCCGGATTTTTGGCCTCACTTTCTCTTGTGGCCTACGTCATTTTAATGCTGGCTTTATTTAAACTTATTCCGGTAACCTTAACCGCTGCTGGAATTGCCGGATTTATTTTATCAATCGGAATGGCGATAGACGCAAATGTTCTTATTTTTGAGAGAATGAAAGAGGAATTAAGGTCAGGTAAAAAAAGAGAGCAGGCAATCAAGGACGGTTTCTCCAGGGCATGGCTTTCGATAAGGGACAGCAACGTCTCCAGCTTAATTACTGCTGTTATTCTTTTCTTTATTGCCACCTCGCTCGTCAAGGGCTTTGCTCTGATTTTTGGTCTCGGTGTTTTGGTTAGTATGCTTTCGGCGATTTCCATTACTAGAACTTTTCTTCTGGCAGTAGCGACTGAAAATCCTAGAACTGATTTTTTATTCGGTAGCGGAACAAAAAAATCTAAATAA
- the murC gene encoding UDP-N-acetylmuramate--L-alanine ligase — MKIHFIGIGGIGMSAIAQFFLSEGHEISGSDLAPSKVTDLLTSKGIKIFFGHSTENLPDDAKLAIYTTAIDSKNPELEKARQLNIKTVSYAEALGMISSGKFTIAVAGTHGKTTTTAMIAKVMVDAGLSPTVIAGSILSDFGSNFFLGASQNFLVEACEYRRTFLHLNPNILVITNIEADHLDYYTDLSDIQNAFLELAKKLAKDDFLICNINDPNLELIIDNPEIECNIVDYHSLKAEMPSLKVPGRHNEENAKAALAVAAVFEISGEEAKKSLENFQGTWRRLERRGETDKGAIVYDDYAHHPTEIRASVLSLRETFPDKKIIVAFQPHLYSRTKFFLEEFGKSFADVEEVIVAPIYGAREEIDPSVSNEKLAFEIRKRGQKSTAINDFGEIAQYLLENFDNQYVIVTMGAGDIYKVTEKISAK; from the coding sequence ATGAAAATCCATTTCATAGGTATAGGCGGGATTGGTATGTCGGCAATTGCTCAATTTTTTCTATCCGAGGGGCATGAAATTTCTGGTTCTGATTTGGCGCCGTCAAAAGTAACAGACCTCTTAACATCAAAAGGTATAAAAATATTTTTTGGTCACAGCACTGAAAATCTACCAGATGATGCAAAGCTTGCTATCTACACCACGGCAATTGACTCAAAAAATCCAGAGCTTGAAAAAGCAAGACAATTAAATATTAAAACAGTTTCTTATGCCGAAGCTCTGGGAATGATTTCAAGTGGCAAATTTACAATCGCGGTCGCCGGCACTCACGGCAAAACGACAACGACTGCGATGATCGCAAAAGTTATGGTGGACGCTGGTTTGTCGCCGACCGTGATTGCCGGCTCGATCTTGTCGGATTTTGGAAGTAATTTTTTTCTTGGCGCCAGCCAAAATTTTTTAGTTGAGGCCTGCGAATATCGCCGAACCTTTCTTCATTTGAATCCGAATATTTTGGTTATTACAAACATTGAAGCTGATCATCTTGATTACTATACAGATTTGTCAGATATTCAAAACGCCTTTTTGGAACTGGCAAAAAAACTTGCTAAAGACGATTTTTTAATTTGCAACATAAACGACCCGAATTTAGAGCTAATAATAGACAATCCGGAAATTGAATGTAACATCGTTGATTACCATTCACTCAAGGCCGAAATGCCGAGTCTGAAAGTGCCAGGACGGCACAATGAAGAAAATGCCAAAGCGGCTTTGGCGGTCGCGGCGGTTTTTGAGATTTCTGGAGAAGAAGCCAAGAAGTCTCTTGAAAATTTTCAGGGGACTTGGCGGCGTTTAGAGCGGAGGGGCGAAACTGACAAAGGAGCGATTGTTTATGACGATTACGCTCATCATCCAACTGAAATAAGAGCATCGGTGTTGTCGCTTAGAGAGACTTTTCCGGACAAAAAAATCATCGTTGCTTTTCAGCCGCATCTTTACAGTCGGACAAAATTTTTTCTCGAAGAATTTGGAAAAAGTTTCGCTGATGTTGAGGAGGTTATTGTTGCTCCGATTTACGGGGCAAGAGAAGAAATAGACCCTAGCGTTAGTAATGAAAAATTGGCGTTTGAAATCAGAAAACGGGGACAAAAATCTACGGCAATTAACGATTTTGGAGAAATCGCGCAGTATCTGCTGGAAAATTTTGATAATCAATACGTTATTGTTACAATGGGTGCTGGAGATATCTATAAAGTTACTGAAAAAATATCAGCTAAATAA
- a CDS encoding type IV secretion system DNA-binding domain-containing protein has protein sequence MSNQDNKVTYFAETDARGRRVPFGIKAKDRARHIYIIGKTGMGKSTLLENLAIQDIKNGEGLAFIDPHGKTAELLLEYVPKERIEDVVYFAPFDMDYPISFNIMEDVGYDKRHLVVSGLMSAFKKIWVDAWSGRMEYILSNTLFALLEYPGATLLGVNRMYADKEYRKKVVANITDPIVKSFWEDEYAKYTDRYTQEATPAIQNKIGQFTSNPLIRNIIGQPKSSFNLREIMDQKKILIINLSKGRMGEVNAQLLGSMIVTKIYLSAMSRADVHESVLESLPQFYLFVDEFQSFANESFADILSEARKYKLSLTIAHQYIEQMPEEVRAAVFGNVGTMIVFRIGAFDAEILEKEFAPTFTIEDLVNLGFVQIYLKLMIDSITSQPFSATTLPPIKKPPVSNKDQIIEFSRKTFAEPRISVEQKIADWHTPSTPEENLDKSVRRRDDNSFRQKPASFNMEEKRVDKIPDSRPPKSVPDRRDFKVSLKKIADSSKRKDKESGPSMSSRNELKAALAGILAEEKKPTMSEGLNEKGAVGFEQEKKDSQHKIKIPQTDRVEHKQRNSAKEIPREELEKILDIGQ, from the coding sequence ATGAGTAATCAAGACAACAAAGTAACTTATTTTGCCGAAACTGATGCGCGAGGCAGAAGAGTGCCGTTTGGTATTAAAGCTAAAGATAGAGCTCGGCATATTTATATTATCGGTAAGACCGGAATGGGAAAGTCCACACTTCTTGAGAATTTGGCTATCCAAGATATAAAGAACGGCGAGGGCTTGGCTTTTATTGACCCGCACGGCAAGACCGCCGAGCTGCTCTTGGAATATGTGCCGAAAGAGAGAATTGAGGATGTCGTATATTTCGCGCCTTTTGATATGGACTACCCAATTTCTTTCAATATTATGGAAGATGTTGGGTATGACAAACGACATCTAGTTGTTTCTGGATTGATGTCGGCCTTCAAAAAGATCTGGGTTGACGCTTGGTCCGGCCGTATGGAGTATATCCTTTCAAACACACTTTTTGCTCTTTTGGAATATCCAGGAGCCACACTGCTTGGGGTCAACAGGATGTATGCCGATAAGGAATACAGAAAGAAAGTGGTTGCCAACATCACTGACCCGATTGTCAAATCTTTTTGGGAAGATGAATATGCCAAATACACCGATCGCTACACCCAAGAGGCCACACCGGCTATCCAAAACAAAATTGGCCAATTTACTTCAAACCCTCTCATAAGAAACATCATCGGCCAGCCAAAATCTTCATTTAATCTGCGCGAGATAATGGACCAAAAGAAGATTTTGATTATCAATTTGTCAAAGGGCCGGATGGGGGAGGTAAATGCCCAACTTCTCGGCTCAATGATTGTTACAAAGATATATCTTTCGGCCATGTCTAGAGCTGATGTTCATGAAAGTGTTTTGGAGAGTTTGCCGCAATTTTATCTGTTTGTTGACGAATTCCAGTCTTTTGCTAATGAATCTTTCGCTGATATTTTGTCTGAAGCTAGAAAATATAAATTATCTTTGACCATTGCCCACCAATACATAGAGCAGATGCCAGAAGAGGTGCGGGCGGCTGTTTTTGGCAACGTCGGTACGATGATTGTCTTTCGGATTGGCGCTTTTGATGCGGAGATTTTGGAGAAAGAATTTGCTCCAACTTTCACTATTGAAGATTTGGTCAATTTGGGGTTTGTTCAAATTTATTTAAAGTTGATGATAGATAGTATTACTTCTCAACCATTCTCTGCTACGACTCTTCCACCAATTAAGAAACCACCAGTTTCCAACAAAGATCAAATAATTGAGTTTTCCAGAAAAACATTTGCTGAACCTAGAATAAGTGTTGAGCAGAAAATAGCAGATTGGCACACCCCGTCTACTCCAGAAGAAAATTTAGACAAATCAGTAAGAAGACGAGATGACAACTCTTTTCGGCAAAAACCTGCAAGTTTTAATATGGAAGAAAAAAGGGTGGATAAGATTCCCGATAGCCGACCACCAAAGAGCGTTCCTGATCGCAGAGATTTTAAGGTTTCTTTGAAAAAAATCGCTGACTCAAGTAAGAGAAAAGATAAAGAGTCTGGGCCATCTATGAGCTCAAGAAACGAGCTGAAAGCCGCTTTGGCCGGAATTTTGGCGGAGGAAAAAAAACCAACAATGTCAGAGGGGTTAAATGAAAAAGGCGCGGTCGGTTTTGAACAAGAAAAAAAAGACAGCCAGCATAAAATTAAAATTCCCCAGACTGACAGAGTCGAACACAAACAAAGAAACAGCGCGAAAGAGATTCCGAGGGAAGAGTTGGAAAAAATTTTAGATATTGGACAATAA
- the secF gene encoding protein translocase subunit SecF produces MIVIKYKKIFLAVSGLLVVLSLFLVLFVGLNIGIDFRGGSILEVRYQDDSPSLEELRVAVASAESIESFSLRDSDEGRFILRTDFISDDQKKEILSAMTFGDNFEPLEERFSAVGPLIGDELKQKAWVAIAVAIVAIILFIAFAFRKVSVGLPIQGGVSSWKYGFAATIALAHDIIIPLGIFSLLGLFMGAEVDVLFVMALLAILGFSVNDTIVVFDRIRENLRLNQENNLKEDFSLTAGKSLNQTYVRSINTSLTTLLVLLALFFLGGEVTKNFTLVLIAGVIVGTYSSIFLASPLLILMGNLKKGG; encoded by the coding sequence ATGATTGTCATCAAATACAAAAAAATATTTTTGGCGGTTTCCGGTCTTTTAGTCGTTCTGTCTTTGTTTTTGGTTTTGTTTGTTGGTTTAAATATTGGTATTGATTTTCGTGGCGGGTCAATTTTGGAAGTCCGGTATCAAGATGATTCACCCTCTCTTGAAGAATTGAGGGTGGCTGTTGCCTCTGCTGAAAGCATAGAGAGTTTTAGTTTGCGAGATTCGGATGAAGGAAGGTTTATCCTAAGGACAGATTTTATTTCCGATGACCAGAAAAAGGAAATACTTTCAGCAATGACTTTTGGTGACAATTTTGAGCCGTTGGAAGAACGATTTAGCGCTGTCGGTCCGCTTATTGGTGACGAATTAAAACAGAAGGCCTGGGTCGCTATCGCTGTTGCCATTGTGGCTATTATTCTTTTTATCGCTTTTGCATTCAGGAAAGTTTCTGTCGGCCTACCTATTCAAGGCGGGGTGTCTTCTTGGAAATACGGCTTTGCGGCTACCATTGCCTTGGCTCATGACATTATAATTCCACTTGGGATTTTTTCTCTTCTCGGTCTCTTTATGGGGGCGGAGGTTGATGTGCTTTTTGTGATGGCGCTTCTCGCTATTCTCGGTTTTTCAGTTAACGATACCATTGTGGTCTTTGATAGGATTCGCGAAAATTTGCGACTTAATCAAGAAAACAATCTTAAGGAAGATTTTTCTTTGACCGCCGGTAAGAGTTTGAACCAAACTTATGTTCGGTCTATCAACACCTCCCTAACTACTTTATTGGTGCTTTTAGCCTTGTTCTTTTTAGGCGGGGAAGTAACCAAAAATTTCACTTTAGTTCTGATTGCCGGCGTTATTGTCGGAACTTACTCCTCTATCTTTCTGGCCTCCCCGCTTCTAATTCTGATGGGGAATTTGAAGAAGGGAGGTTAA
- a CDS encoding NAD-dependent epimerase/dehydratase family protein codes for MEINKKVVVTGGAGFIGTNLVKRLLSSGFKVVVLDNYAGGKKKERFQSGAEYVEGDIRDEKILSEVFKGANGVFHLAALPRVADSVEKPKETHDVNVNGTLAVLLSAKKAGIKRVVFASSSATYGQLSEDKYPVKEDNIVKSPISPYGLHKLVGEHYCKIFSREFGLETVSLIYFNVYGEYADPDGAYALVIGRFLKQKQEGKPMTICGDGEYYRDYVHVEDVAKANILAMESKMVGGGETINIGSGQVFSVKQIAKIIGGDCVYVPPRPGDVLYTCADISKAKSVLKWEPKIMLADGIESLKKTYL; via the coding sequence ATGGAAATAAACAAAAAAGTGGTAGTAACCGGAGGCGCGGGATTTATTGGAACTAATCTGGTTAAAAGACTCTTGTCCTCTGGTTTTAAAGTTGTAGTTTTAGACAACTACGCCGGCGGTAAAAAAAAAGAACGTTTTCAGTCAGGCGCAGAATATGTTGAGGGTGATATTCGTGATGAAAAAATTTTATCTGAGGTTTTTAAAGGTGCCAATGGAGTTTTTCATCTCGCGGCTTTGCCAAGGGTCGCTGATTCTGTAGAAAAACCGAAAGAAACTCACGATGTCAATGTGAATGGAACTCTTGCGGTTTTATTGTCAGCTAAAAAAGCCGGAATTAAAAGGGTTGTTTTTGCTTCTTCCAGTGCCACTTATGGTCAGCTATCAGAAGATAAATATCCGGTCAAAGAAGACAATATAGTAAAATCCCCGATTTCTCCTTATGGGTTGCATAAATTGGTAGGTGAACATTATTGTAAAATTTTTTCTAGGGAATTTGGTTTAGAAACAGTTTCCCTGATCTATTTTAATGTTTATGGTGAATATGCTGATCCGGATGGGGCTTACGCTTTGGTTATCGGACGTTTTTTAAAACAAAAGCAAGAAGGCAAGCCAATGACAATTTGTGGCGATGGCGAGTATTATCGAGATTATGTTCATGTTGAGGATGTTGCTAAAGCTAATATTTTGGCGATGGAAAGTAAAATGGTTGGAGGTGGAGAGACTATAAACATTGGTAGCGGTCAGGTTTTTTCCGTAAAACAAATTGCTAAAATAATTGGCGGAGACTGCGTTTACGTTCCTCCAAGACCGGGAGATGTGCTTTACACTTGCGCTGATATTTCAAAAGCCAAAAGTGTTCTAAAATGGGAGCCGAAAATTATGCTTGCGGATGGAATAGAAAGTCTTAAAAAAACATATTTGTAA
- a CDS encoding LAGLIDADG family homing endonuclease, which yields MQEVSRVRSTTRKDARFNPKLELPIGKEQIQRKKLDPQYVAGFIDGEGSFSISIGKHKTLRRGFEIRPEFEIELRKDDQEILERILVTIGIGRIYDCSYERYGWYPHAKYKITSIWDLKEYLFPFLDKYPLQAKKKKSYLIFRKIVLMVCAKEHLSDDGFNKIVSLRNDLRSLGKKAKTYHGKVSEFDKKIG from the coding sequence ATGCAAGAAGTCAGCAGAGTTCGTAGTACCACTCGGAAAGATGCTCGGTTTAACCCCAAGCTAGAACTTCCGATTGGGAAGGAACAAATTCAAAGGAAAAAGTTAGATCCTCAATATGTCGCAGGATTTATTGATGGAGAAGGATCTTTTTCGATTAGTATCGGTAAGCACAAGACACTGCGCCGAGGTTTTGAGATCAGACCGGAATTTGAAATAGAATTGCGGAAAGATGATCAAGAAATCCTGGAACGCATACTTGTGACTATCGGAATCGGGAGAATTTATGATTGCTCTTATGAGCGATATGGATGGTATCCGCATGCCAAGTATAAAATTACCAGCATCTGGGACCTGAAAGAGTATTTATTCCCGTTTCTTGATAAGTATCCATTACAGGCGAAAAAGAAAAAATCCTATCTTATTTTTAGAAAAATAGTTCTTATGGTTTGCGCCAAAGAACATTTATCTGATGATGGATTTAACAAAATTGTTTCCCTACGCAATGATTTGCGCTCATTAGGGAAGAAAGCTAAAACTTATCATGGCAAGGTAAGTGAATTCGATAAAAAAATCGGATAA
- a CDS encoding transposase, which produces MEFYHVLNRGVDKRNIFLDNKDYLRFIHDLFEFNDQNWVNNSLYRFSKIKDIASPYIEKTRQKRKLLVNLNAFCLMPNHYHLLISSKIDYGISKFMKKVNMGYAKYFNEKYERKGALFESRYKRVLVENDAHFIHLPYYIHLNPLDLTAPEWREGKLKDYRQAINFLGSYRWSSHLDYLGEKNFPSVTQRDFMLDFFGGTDGYRKGIRNWLKDISVENFQEVALDLE; this is translated from the coding sequence ATGGAGTTTTACCACGTACTAAATAGAGGGGTAGACAAGAGAAATATTTTTCTTGATAACAAGGATTATCTCCGTTTTATTCACGATTTATTTGAGTTTAACGATCAGAATTGGGTTAACAACTCTCTTTATCGTTTCTCCAAAATTAAGGACATCGCAAGTCCTTATATTGAAAAAACTCGGCAGAAGCGAAAACTGTTGGTAAATCTTAACGCTTTCTGTTTGATGCCCAACCATTATCATTTATTGATTTCATCCAAAATAGATTACGGTATTTCCAAATTTATGAAGAAAGTAAATATGGGATATGCTAAATATTTCAATGAAAAATATGAGAGAAAGGGGGCTTTATTTGAATCAAGATATAAAAGAGTTTTAGTAGAAAACGACGCGCATTTCATTCACTTACCTTATTACATTCATTTAAACCCTCTTGATTTAACCGCGCCGGAGTGGAGAGAGGGGAAGTTGAAAGATTATAGGCAGGCAATAAATTTTCTAGGTTCTTATCGTTGGTCGAGTCATTTAGACTATCTTGGAGAGAAAAATTTTCCATCTGTTACCCAACGTGATTTCATGTTAGATTTTTTCGGCGGAACTGATGGCTATAGAAAAGGTATACGAAACTGGCTTAAAGATATAAGTGTGGAAAATTTTCAAGAGGTTGCTTTAGATTTAGAATAA
- a CDS encoding putative glycoside hydrolase has product MKKNKNRQQIFKTKFFLGFVLLAFGLAFYLLAPKLFSVSYQRGDLNNFIEEAKVGKALLLASEDEVYLKTPVPLKSIYMTSCVASTPSFRNNLLDFLETTELNSVIIDIKDFSGTLSFKPEDQKLLHAWEAARCGTLEMKDFIKELHSKNIYTIGRITVFQDPHMANLRPDLAVQKRSDGSIWKDFKGLSFTDPGSKEIWDYHIDISKEARKIGFDELNFDYIRFPSDGPMKDIKFPISSERPKPEVLEDFFEYLDGALKDTGVILSADLFGMTTTNTDDLNIGQVLERAMPYFDYIAPMVYPSHYPPNWNNFANPNHYPYEVINISMKEAVRRATSATTPVKTKYNKPIMNKVAEFDSERQATTTREVFSGLYDKPVYDANIMRPWLQDFRYGGEYGPDAIKAQIQATYDAGLHSWMFWDPANRYESLREVLKQGLP; this is encoded by the coding sequence ATGAAAAAAAACAAGAACAGACAACAAATTTTTAAAACAAAATTTTTTTTGGGTTTTGTTCTGCTTGCTTTCGGGCTGGCTTTTTATCTTTTGGCGCCAAAATTGTTTTCAGTCAGTTATCAAAGGGGAGATCTAAATAATTTTATTGAAGAGGCAAAGGTGGGGAAGGCCCTGCTCTTGGCTTCCGAGGATGAAGTTTATCTAAAGACTCCTGTCCCGCTAAAATCTATATATATGACAAGCTGTGTAGCTTCGACACCCTCCTTTAGAAATAATCTTTTGGATTTTTTGGAAACCACCGAGCTTAATTCGGTTATCATAGACATAAAAGATTTTTCTGGAACTCTTTCATTTAAACCCGAAGATCAAAAACTTTTGCATGCTTGGGAAGCGGCTCGTTGCGGGACCTTGGAAATGAAAGATTTTATAAAAGAGCTTCACTCTAAAAATATTTACACCATCGGGCGGATTACGGTTTTCCAAGACCCACACATGGCTAATTTGAGACCGGATTTGGCAGTTCAAAAAAGAAGCGACGGGTCAATCTGGAAAGATTTCAAAGGTTTGTCTTTTACTGATCCCGGGTCTAAAGAAATTTGGGATTATCACATCGATATTTCAAAAGAGGCGAGAAAAATAGGATTTGACGAGCTGAATTTTGATTACATAAGATTTCCTTCAGATGGACCGATGAAAGATATAAAGTTTCCGATAAGTAGCGAGAGGCCGAAGCCGGAAGTCTTGGAAGATTTTTTTGAATATTTGGACGGCGCTTTAAAAGACACCGGAGTTATTTTATCCGCTGATTTATTCGGTATGACGACGACTAACACCGATGACTTAAACATTGGTCAGGTTTTGGAAAGAGCCATGCCTTATTTTGACTACATTGCCCCGATGGTTTACCCGTCCCATTATCCACCCAATTGGAATAATTTTGCCAATCCGAATCACTATCCTTATGAGGTTATAAATATTTCGATGAAAGAAGCTGTTCGGCGTGCCACCTCTGCCACGACTCCGGTAAAGACTAAATACAACAAACCGATAATGAACAAAGTGGCTGAATTTGATTCGGAAAGACAAGCTACAACCACAAGAGAGGTCTTTAGCGGGTTGTATGACAAACCGGTTTATGACGCCAACATTATGCGCCCATGGCTCCAAGATTTTCGTTATGGAGGAGAGTACGGTCCGGATGCAATAAAAGCGCAAATTCAAGCGACTTATGATGCTGGACTCCATTCTTGGATGTTTTGGGACCCGGCTAATCGCTACGAAAGTTTAAGAGAGGTTTTGAAACAGGGACTGCCATAA